In Plodia interpunctella isolate USDA-ARS_2022_Savannah chromosome 8, ilPloInte3.2, whole genome shotgun sequence, the DNA window gaatgtTATTCATGCCACATTAGTTtaaatacaaatctgactcttTCATCGcacaccacttgcttccggtgaagggaaacatcgtgaggaaacctgccctttggttgattatcaacttgtgtgtaaaatgtagaaggcaatagcaaaccactccattaatagcgccaagaaagttgttgtgtttcattccacgtaatgacgaCGACCTTCTGTTATAAGGAAAAAGATTATGAAGAAGGCAGAAGGCCTATAAATAtccacaaatattttaaaaatattgttttttttttaagaagagaaacaacaaatatgtcatgacatacataaaatacaaaggcTTTTTGCTGCTTGTTTACATGAGTCAAAACGGTAAAAATTCTCGTTACAGATGGTCCTGGATTTAAAGCAGAGGTTACGCAATCGCCGGCCCTTGACAAAGCCTTTGGAAGGAGTGCAGTCTGAATACGGAATGAACACGGTATATTTGGAGACAATTATCACCCATTGGCTGGAGAGGTACGACTTCAAGAAAAGGGCTCAGCTTTTGAACAGATTCTCTCACTACAAAACTAGAATACaaggtatattttatcgataatatttttcataaacgCTTATTGTTGGCAGCTAGCTTCGTCAAGTTCTGTTTCGCGGCATTTATCtcgtagtattttttttctgtgggTTACaaatttcagaatattttttctatcatTTACAAGctacatttttctttcaagGTTTGGACTTGCACTTCATTTGGGAGAAGCCCAAGATAAAGGACCCCAACGTTAAGGTGCTTCCACTGCTAATGTTACACGGATGGCCCAGTTCTTCCAAGGAGTTTGTCAGAGTTATACCGATGTTAACGTCGCAAAAAGATGGATATGATTTCGTATACGAGGTTGTTGCTGTGGATCTACCAGGGTTCGGATTTTCTGAGGTAATTttgattgataaatttaaattccaaAAACGGTATCTAAGTAGGTCACTGCAAAAATTTATAGGCaggttattatatttaattctttttgttgatctatgcgATTACAGGACGAAAAAATCCTATCTTGTTGCTGACTATTTTaagtaaagttttaatttgtcatctaggtaacaaaagaaatatgttttactagctgcgccccggggcttcgttcccgtgggaattttggggttaaaagtaccctatcttttagtccaggttatattctacgcTTGTAcccaatttcataacaatccggtcagtaattttacttgaaagagtaacaaatttGTAGgatttcaaaataacaaacagtgacaaaaacagtttttttactCCTAAACGGAATTCAAATTCACACACGTATTCGagataataggtatttttccGTCAACAGTTGAATGACTCGATACTTACACGTGCCGTTTTTTATAGATCTGTTTGAGCGATTTACAACTAACTAGAGAAGATCTGACCACACATGGTTGTGAATGAACATGAACTTCGTTAAATTGTTTAGCTAATTACTAGTACTACGTTTGAAATAAAACGCAGGACCACTTGCAGATCAGCAACTATATattactagttgcgccccgtggcttcgctcccgtgggaatttcgagatataaagtacctaccccatattctacccgtgtattaaatttcataacaatcagtgcagtagattttgcgggaaagagtaacaaacatatacacacatttacatcctcacaaacattcgcatttataatattaataggatgcGTGGCGTGCATTGATCGTTACATAGGTACTCGGCTTTATTATCACGCTCCGCTTCACATCGTGCCTCGTATACAACAATCAAAATTTGCACgcttttatcataatataccCACTGTCATGATAGATCTGTTTTACTttgattcataaataatattcaattaaataattacatgctaatatatgtagatataataaaactatgacAACAATTATATCGTACACAAAACgttaataagataaaaataatcaggACTCGACTGCGGGAAAAGAATCTATGCAACAACCTAATAATGAGCTATCGagacaattatttaaatttttgtttcaaaatgttatgtGACAGGGCAGCCATAAATTAATCCAATCCAATCAAGCAATccaaacataaaatatctattatgcAATTTGATTCCAGGGCACCAACAAAAGAGGCTTGAATCCTGTACAGATTGGGATAATGATGAGGAATCTGATGAAACGGCTGGGTTTCCAGAAATACTACATTCAGGCTGGAGACTGGGGTTCGCAGTGTGCCACACACATGGCCACTATATTCCCCGATGAAATTTTAGGGTAAATGTAACTCTGTTAACTATTTTGTATGACTTGAATACTACATGAATCTGAAAAATGAATTAGGACTCCAAACATGATTTAGGAACATCCTAAAATTACAGTGAGAAATATTAAGATAgcaaagtaataataaaagattacAGACAAATACTGTTGTTACAGTAATCATTCAGTAAGTACAGTAGTCTTAAAAACAGTTTCACCaacaagtttgttttttttaagacaTCAGTGAGAAATATTAAGATAgcaaagtaataataaaagattacAGACAAATACTGTTGTTACAGTAATCCTTCAGTAAGTACAGTAGTCTTAAAAACAGTTTCACCaacaagtttgttttttttttaagacatCAATGTCTTTCAGGTTCCATACAAATATGCCTCTTTCGTCTAAGCGGAAGAGTTTCGCAAAGTTCGTAATAGGAGCGTTTTTCCCGAGACTAGTAGTGAATGCGGAATACCAGGACAGGCTTTATCCCATGCTGGGGCTGTTGTCCTATATAATGAGAGAAAGTGGATATTTCCACATGCAGGCTACGAAGCCAGATACTATCGGTGAGTTGACAAAACctagaaatattttagctGATAAAAGATCCTTGAAAAGTTCGGCCACATATAATTTCTTctcttatattttactaacacctttagactttatttttaactagcgaCGTGGCCGGCCTTGCTCGGagtaatttatgtatgtatgacaGCTGCTACTTATTCTCCTGTGCGGTCGACTTAGTCTAGCTAGGAATCCGAGTccatctaattttattataagtatttcgCTTTCTTTTTAGCGAAGGGGTAAACCTAGCTACGGACTCGGAGAACGAGTTTGTTTAATTCTAGGTAGagattattttacttatgCTATTTCAGGCGTAGCACTAACAGATTCACCCGTGGGTCTCGCCGCGTACATCATAGAGAAGATGGGCATCTGTAGTAACAGAGACCAATTGGACACTCCTCACACGGGGATAGAGAACTTGAATTTGGACGACGTGTTGGACACAATAACCATAGCGTGGGCAAACAACTGCATAGTGACTTCCAGTAGGATTTACTATGAGGGAATGAGAGGCTATGAGATTAACATACTTCATGAGtgagtatttaaataaataattaaaacagatattggaaagtaataaaattaatgtcaagCAAACATTTGTAAGCAGTAAAAGTCTCACCAAACCAGTTAAATTCGCTGAAACCAATATGTGGAACAAATGATGTATATACAATGTTTATCTTATTATTTCAGAATCCCCACACCAGTGCCAACAGCAGTGGTGAACTTCAAATACGAGGTGTTATATCAACCGGATTGCATGTTGCGAGACAAGTTTCCCAATCTGGTGAGATCCAGCACTTTTAGCGTAGGCGGCCATTTTGCGGCTCTGCAAACACCGCATATGTTAGTAGAAGAGGTCTTCGCTTCAACAAAGGCGTTCTTAGATTTCCATAGCAAAAACAAGAATAGGAATACTAAATCTTCtagctaatttttttttccccCACCGAGGCCTCGTTTTAGTAAGTTTAGACTTTAATACACAATAAGAAGGCTGCTTAActtaagttaataattaacgaaggccaaatattttataccttgaTCGAACTAATTGGCTGTAAACTGACCTAggttcatataaaatatacaacagcTATCATTACACTATGTAAACGATCACTGATCAGTTGACTGACATATAGTTGGATCTCTACTACGGGTACTAAGTACTAGGGTTGTATTATCTAAGtcgtaattttacaatataaagatGAAGTAATAGAGGAACGGCACTCGTACTATTTTTTTcgcataaatttaataatgtaaaaaattcatacgcaaaacaaaatcatttcaTAGACAGAACTGCTTTCCAATTCGAGCCTTAAATACGTATAGTTGCTTATTAATTATGATaggtaattttcaaaacataaaaattaatataaatctcTGAAATTAATACGATAGTTTTCATATATTGAGTACTTCATATTATCTGTATAAATTGCACCCTAGATAAGTAGTTGGTTATTCTCAGACTGTATTGCTGTATAGActgagtatttttaattattttaaaaaaataaaataagttaattgtAGATTTAGCTGGCtaggtttttttaatgatgttattatattgttaccacaatttattgtaattgagGTCAAACATTATAGTTTTCATGGCTCAATGAGATCTTTGACTTATAGCTATacctaaatgaaatatatttgtacatttcGGGgtgttttttaattctttttttcgaGTTTTAAagcacataataatataacattttcagtATTGAAATATGtgctagtatttttaaataattaagtttaagCCTTGCCTGAATGTGATCAAATAGAcataagaataatattaaatgatttttggtaacaattttgtttcatttgtcaaatattcaaataacaataaaatttctcaTATTCAAAATGTGTGTTCAGAATGCCTATAGACAActgacatattatatttatattttgaggaCATTGTTTACTTActatcaatatcaatacatataataaaaaaaagaatacagTGAAGAAACCAGCTAGACAATacttgagatataaaaatcaaagaacTTTAGATCATTCGATGTGGAATTCAAACATAACAGCTGTACTATAACggcaaaaattgtaatatcatACCTTCACGTGGTGAAGGCATATCTGTTAAGGCCTATTTTCGATGACGATGGATCATATCTTAATATATAATCTTTGATAAAATCCGTCCGATTACAAACATTCCACCATAAAGGTGGAATTCACTGGATtcagatatttataattcactgGAGTCGTAGattctagtttataatatgaacCCAGGTGCTTCTATTAAACATGGAATTGGTCAGTATAACGTGTAGGAACTAATTAATCCTCACCAGTGTATAATGacgcaaaattaatttaccttGGTTTGaacgaagaaaaaaaaacactgttcgacgacagaaTTTGGCTCAATTTCAGTTTGCAAGCATGCAAGATcacgcaatttttttatgaaacaataaaaaaatgtgacaagatatccaaaataaaacatacctgTTCCTGTTCTATGAACTGCCGTATCTTCAGTGGCGCAAAGAACCCTGGCACCAGAAAGTCCTTCTTCGGGCTGAACTGTTCGATTTTCATTCGACCACTCAAATTCACTCGTTCGCCGGCGTAGTACAGGTTCCTATGGAATTGGTtaagattattaaataaagtaaaaaatatttattcagacaGAACAGCCCATGGCTACATACAGTAACTCACAAATTTTCCCTCCGGAACGATTAGTCTACTTTCCcgtttatataatatggaatatacttatattttgaatatacttataagtatTTGGTCTACTTTcgcactgttttttttttaatgtggaAGTCAGCATGCGTCCTATACACATCATCATCTCATACATTCTCTCATCCTCCGCACCGTCATAACTTTTGTCTTTTCTTTCATAcagaaaattttgatatttttctgcTTCCCAATGAGGCTAGATATCAAGCAGACGGCTTGTCATGAAATCACCGACGAATCATCAAAtgttcatgttttttttttaattggaccctgggcttcaaGTCCAGGGCAATAAACGCTTTCGGaaacacgctcagatgagagaatttctatgaatttttcactttcaagtctatattataaaataaacttgggAATCCAACGTTACCTATTGCCTATGAGTCTGCCCTTGATATTTGTCAGCTGTCCCTCTTGTAGTAACGGGAACTTGTGATAAAGGTACAAGCTAGCCGCGAACTTCAGGAAAGAATCCCCCAGGGTCTCGACACGTTCTAAATTGAACGTGTCATGCGATTTAATTGCAGTTAAAGCGGCTAACACGTCGCGTAACTCTGGTCCGCGAGGCGTGATTTTCTGATCTAGAATACCGATCCTGTCGTTGTATCtgtgaaattaaattcaaatttaatatttcgaaTACTGTTTACAAACGGAACAcgttaagatttaaaatttcgaaTGTTGCACGAACCATAAggatttacttttatttaaatcaactTTCTTGTACAGCAATAATTCTATGacgtttaaaattgaaaaaaataatgtaatactGTGATATCAAACTATCGAATACCCTGcgaagtacctatatttttgatgaagtattgattaattattaaaaaatattatttttctagtgtgaaacaatatataaataggataaaaaaatgtaattacttCAGCGGTGGGGGCAATATGGCGGACTTAGTAGAAGTGGGCATGCGCAGCGGTGATTTCATATTGCCCGTCTTGGTTTGGAAGGCCGGCGCTGACACAAACTCGTCGTAACATTCGATATCCATTACTGTTACGGTGTTTATATTGCGTTCAATGTCTAAAGGCTCCATTTTTTCCTGTTAAAAGtgaaatttccaaaataaattattaatgcaCCTTCTTTCTAAATGTGAGGTAATGCTCAATACGCCAAATCTTATACTATCCCCATTCTGTCTACCAATGCCTGTGTAGATAAGCCAAGTGGGGCTAGAATTGtttaatataactaaatatttcaaaaaaaaattatgcaaaCAGTTAAACACTACATAGCCTATTTTCCTAGAAAATTACGTTTTGTTATAGTTGTTTTTACTGTATTCTActcatttttatcttttattatactttaaaacagaatgattttattatgatcATATTTTGTCATGTTATATgatgaataaataacacactataaataaaaataaagtcataaAATGTCTTACATCCCAGGAATATTCCTTGTTGATATTCTTCATAAGAAGCTTATATAGTGTGTCTTTCATGGTCAAAATGTTCAGCGGGGGCTTTTGTGTATCATCAATGGGATTGTTTATCCTAAAAAGGGAAATGTAAATGATATAACGATATAAATTGCTGAGGAActattttgaaacattttgGCGGACACAAAACTGCTATGGtggtaataacaataaaacttactacaaatatattttaatacatgtcCCAAATCAAATGCTTCACAGAAAAACGTTTCAAATTGTTCTACGAATTTTCTTGGCAAATAATCATAATAGTCCACTTGGGGCGGTGATGATTTGGGGGCAATGCAGTATGTTATTTCTCcctatatttgaaattactaAAAAGGGAATTATTAAAAAGGTACACCTTCGCCCAGCAGGGgaacacataatatacttttattaataataataatgaaaaaacatccatcaaacatatttactacgtatatactttaaaaaattcagtACCTATCTATGGTATTGATTGGCGCTGGCGTGTCGTCCGCCTGCGCTCGTAAAGCTGTGATCGCCACTTGTAAGTGGACTTCGATCGGCTTCCACTCTTCAACTGTTGAACAAAAATCGATGTATTTTACCtaaagattaattaaaattgataaagataagtcccaggttcgaatcctactcgtgccaaatAAGTTTGACTTGAACGACAAATCTAAtaccaatgttagcaataacacatacgattaaaatttttttttttttcaaataacaaaGTCTCATTTTGTTAGTAGTGCTAACTCATTACGTTTGTAAAAACCATTGAAgaaaaaaacgttttaaagGAATtctatctataaaattaatatcacacTTTGGTACTTACATCCTAGAAGTGTCTCTTGACCCAATTTGGTGTCTCTAGCAATACTAGCCCTGAGTTCATCGGCAACTAATAACATGTGCactctgaaaaaataaatattaatttaaaaaaggcgCGCGCATAATATTGTGCAATGATTTTCATTGTCCCGTGATgttcgtgttttttttaaatgttcatcATCAGGacgatattaatttttatgaaactatGAACTTtcctaaagaaataaaattgtggtAAATGACAACACATTTCGCgcgttttaaaataaatttcataaaaatgtcaagTCGCCACTGTCAAGCGTACGCGCACACTGAATACAAACCTGTGAACAATGCTCGGAAGCATCATTGCCTTGTACCACAAGTCTCCAGGGAAGTCATACTTGATACAAAACTCTGGTATGAAGGCTTCGGCGAAGCTGTTCGGTTTGTCATCGCCTTGGACAGCAGAAATTATCTTCTGTTGTTTTTCTGTGAAGGCATTGATAGTTGCCGCTCTGGGTAGCAGGCAGTTCATACGCGAACTTATGTTTCGAACctgaaatggaaaatatttctttatggacaacactcaacggcgaAACTACGCTAACGTTTTAACAATGACGATGAATTATGAGAAACAATAGGacgaaatgtaattttaaaagcttttttaagGAGGTGAaagtttaacatatttaaaaaaaaaaactgcgacatatttttaacatgtgTTTGCAGGTGTTATCGATTTCCAATGTTCCTTTATGGTTTTTAGTTCtggtacaataaatatttttttcatttgtatcgTGGGTACGATGGAGTCAAACCTAGAACCGGGCGCTACACACAGAAcagcagacaaatatttatgatcaCAAGATTTAAGATCACAATATTTATGATGCAAATATTTtcccgcgctgggaatcgaactcaaggcttatatattttgcagCCCATTTGTAAA includes these proteins:
- the LOC128671661 gene encoding juvenile hormone epoxide hydrolase-like, with the translated sequence MLHKIMSSVVAVVAIGSGVLLMYAVQVIPDKPNLDFQRWWGIGPRPRQEDTSVRTFHLDFNDTMVLDLKQRLRNRRPLTKPLEGVQSEYGMNTVYLETIITHWLERYDFKKRAQLLNRFSHYKTRIQGLDLHFIWEKPKIKDPNVKVLPLLMLHGWPSSSKEFVRVIPMLTSQKDGYDFVYEVVAVDLPGFGFSEGTNKRGLNPVQIGIMMRNLMKRLGFQKYYIQAGDWGSQCATHMATIFPDEILGFHTNMPLSSKRKSFAKFVIGAFFPRLVVNAEYQDRLYPMLGLLSYIMRESGYFHMQATKPDTIGVALTDSPVGLAAYIIEKMGICSNRDQLDTPHTGIENLNLDDVLDTITIAWANNCIVTSSRIYYEGMRGYEINILHEIPTPVPTAVVNFKYEVLYQPDCMLRDKFPNLVRSSTFSVGGHFAALQTPHMLVEEVFASTKAFLDFHSKNKNRNTKSSS